The nucleotide sequence GACTCAATCCCATATTTGAACTGACTTAACTAGGGTTATGCTTTATTTGAAATACTTATACTAGAGATTCAAACATAGGACTGTGTATTCTAAGTAGTTCATTGGCTTGAAAAAGAGGTGTTACTTGTTAGTTTCCTGGTGGAGGTAGGTAATATGACCTAAACTGTTGTAGCTTATAATTGAATTTGCACAAAACTTTGTAACTTTGTCCTAAAGCATTTACATCACTGAAGGGACAGTATTTTGCACCATCTCTTCTGTCTATATTCCACTTCAGTATACAAGCTGATCATAATTTTTGAATCTAATAGATTTTAGATTTGTCATTGAGTAGTGATACAATAGCTAGCTTGTTTTGTGTGGCACATCAATTAAACTACTCAGTGAAATTGATTGGATTTGTTTAGGTCTATTCATGCAGCTCTATCATCATCCTTACTCAATGGACAGTCAGAAAGTGAGGTTAGCACTGGAAGAGAAAGGGATTGATTACACATCTTATCATGTTAATCCTTTAACTGGGAAGAACATGGATGTCTTGTTCTTTCGCATGAATCAATCTGCAAAACTTCCTGTCTTCCAAAATGGTTCCCATATCATTTTCCAAGCCATTGATATTATCCAGTAAGTTTCATGTCTTGATACTTAAAGATGTTTTATTTACTTTATATCATTATTAATGGAAATAAATTCTCATATAGCAACACCTGATTGACATAAGGTACATAGAGAAGCTCTCTGTGTCTCTGAACGGGGAGGACAATCCCATTAACACAAAGGTCACAGAATGGGTGGAGAGAATTGATCTATGGAGTCCCAAAATATTCACTCTGGCTCATGTCCCAGAAAAGTATCGactatttgtttccaaatttgTTCGCCGTGTAGTGATTGCTCGGATGGTCCAAGCTCCAGATCTAGCTAGTGTTTACCACTTAAAACTTCGAGAAGCCTATGATACAGATGAGAAGTTGAAGAACCCTGAAAATCTGAAACAAAGTGAGGAAAAACTCTGTCATCTTCTTGATGATGCAGAAATACAGTTGGGCATTACAAAGTATCTTGCTGGAGAAGATTATACCATGGCTGACTCCATGTTTATTCCTGTTTTGGCACGAATAGTTCTACTGGATCTTAAAGAGGAATACATCACTTGCAGGCCCAATGTATCAGCTTATTATAACATGGTTAAGCGGAGGCCAAGCTTCAAAAAGGTAATTGGGAAGTACTTCCAAGGTTGGAGGAAGTACAAAACACTTCTCAGAACATGGTGCTTTCTTCACATAAGAGACTTGTTCAGAAGGTACTAGGGAACCAACACTATTAAAGGTCAAATGGATCAGATAAATTGTGCATGCTACAATAATATGCATAATGTGGAATAAATGGAAGCGATTTTAGGGCTTCAATAATGGTGCAAGGTTATATTTTCTTACAGAATCTTCTAAAAGAACTTATATAGAGTTTTCATAAGGAAAATGATAGATTGTATAGAGTTTTGTtagattgtatatatatatatttttctctacTTTGTTTTTTAGACTTATAACCAATATCACTGTGCAGTGATGAGTTCTCCTTAAAGCTCCATTTCCATAAGTTTTTTATATTAAGCTTCTTTGGCTATTTTGTAATATTATCTCTCTGTGTACATACTTGAAGTGTGAAAGGATTATATAATTTCGCACTATGACAAACTTGTGATAATATTTCATTGTGGTATTATCTGTTTGATGCCATCAATTTCATTTCCTCAACAATTTTTAAGtagttagattatatatatatatatatatattttctctaCTTTGTTTTTTTTAACCTTATAACCAATATTACTGTGCAGTGATGAGTTTTCCTTAAAGCTTCATCTCCAtaagttttttatattttatttggctatttTGTAATATTATCTCTCTGTGTACATACTTGAAGTGTGAAAGGATTCTATAATTTCGCACTACGACAAACTTGTGATGATACTTCATTATGGTATTATCTGTTTGATGTCATTAATTTCATTTCCTCAACAATTTTTCACATTCAAGTCTTGTGGATCACCATTGCTCAAAATTTATATCACTTGCAGTGTTCCACTTATTCTTAGGATTTGCTTTTTGTGTGgcgaaagtaaaagagaaaatgTTGTTGGGTTGAACAACCATTGTTTAGGAATAGTTAACTTTTGATCAAATTTAGGAACAATATTACATTGCACCAGCCCTTACTCGGCGATTGATCATTTAAAATTTTGCCCTATCAACTTTTGTTAGTAAGATAGTTGTTAAAGTTGATTGACTAGTCAGTTGACAGAATAGcccaattttatatatttatattctcAATAATTGCCTACCATGATCGAGATGGATAACGGAGGTATAGTAATAGTCAACTGTATTATTGGTAGGACCATGGGTGCAAGTCACATAATTCCTTAAGTGGTGCTTTGAAGGTGGAACAGGAAGCTATCAGCCATGCCTAGGTCCTCTGGCTATAGCTCTCCTGACAgaaactaataattttttttttctacttcTCGTCGCATCTCAGCAGGCAAGCAGGTGTCTACTTCAACAATATTGTGTTCATTAACAGAACAGGTAAAATTTTCTCTGAGTGACGAGGAATGCCAATTATAACTCAAACATGTTCATGTCTGCAGGTTCAGTACATTTTAACAGTGAATTATTGCAGTGCAACTACTCAaaatggccggcttccagaactCTGACATCAAGAATCCACAGCTCGGTTGTCACCTGTCGTCTGCTTTCTCAGGTACGAAATTCGATGGTGAACTCTCAACTCAAAGTGCAGACATTTTGGTTAAATTAGATGTTGGGCTGGTTCAATCGAAAATAAGATTCTGTCGTTACAGTCTTGAAAAGCATTGTTTCAGCATCAGTACTGAGTTTGTTCAACAAAGATTCTAACACAATTGTTTGCTGGTTAGGGACGAGACAAAGAAAGATGGAAGTGTACAGGATTGATATTTGTTTAGCAGCTGAAATTAGGGTATGTTCAAGAGAGCTACAAATTCCAGCTATGGGGAAATATGTTTACACTTTGGTGAGTTTGGTATTCAACTAATCCATATTCTATTAAAACCCCATATGCTACAAGGTGTTATGACAAGTAGAACACTCAGATCCACTCAACTGGTTTCACTTGTTTGATTTGTTGTATCCATTAATTCATCTTGCCCATCCAACCCATATGGTGTGATCTACTCAATCATCTTGATTTGCTTGATCCACCCAGTTCATTTGATCCATAACTTTGGTCATTGCCTGGTCTAGTTTGTCCCCTCGCTCAACTCGTGTGGGTTATCTAACCAGTTCAATCTATATGACCCAATCAGTCCTACTTTGGCAAACCACGTGAGTTATGTATGCCAAGTGGGTGGAGTAGATTGGACAAATGAAACTAAGTAGCTTGGGTGAATATTGATAACGCTCACGTAAAGCGTCCCTCATCGGCGGTGCCACGATGAGATAAAGGGAGGCAAATTAAGTATTGATAGAGCCCTTGCCCATTGATGGAAGTCTACTATTTGGGAGGGTTATTCGTCACAACCGTGATTTGAGCCCGTGCCCATTGATGGAAGTCTACTATTTGGGTATCAATTCAACTATATTCTAGGACAACCTGGGTGAATATGATCACACATTCTATCGACCTAATGCACCAAGACAATTTGGCTCACTAAAATCAATTGGTTTGCCAAAGATGCTTGAACGTTGGGTCTATCTATATTGCTTGGCCTTTCTAGCTCTCTAACATCTAGCCCTTCCTTGTATTGTTAGATTTTAAATGGCAAATAATACTATAATAAAAAAGATGAAATGTATCGTGCAA is from Zingiber officinale cultivar Zhangliang chromosome 7B, Zo_v1.1, whole genome shotgun sequence and encodes:
- the LOC122006910 gene encoding glutathione S-transferase TCHQD-like; its protein translation is MQLYHHPYSMDSQKVRLALEEKGIDYTSYHVNPLTGKNMDVLFFRMNQSAKLPVFQNGSHIIFQAIDIIQYIEKLSVSLNGEDNPINTKVTEWVERIDLWSPKIFTLAHVPEKYRLFVSKFVRRVVIARMVQAPDLASVYHLKLREAYDTDEKLKNPENLKQSEEKLCHLLDDAEIQLGITKYLAGEDYTMADSMFIPVLARIVLLDLKEEYITCRPNVSAYYNMVKRRPSFKKVIGKYFQGWRKYKTLLRTWCFLHIRDLFRRY